The following are encoded in a window of Thermodesulfobacterium geofontis OPF15 genomic DNA:
- the galE gene encoding UDP-glucose 4-epimerase GalE — protein sequence MISSKVKVLLTGGAGYIGSHVAKLLTKYDYEVIIIDNLFSSQPQKVYGRFYKSDLREEGKLLEIIKKEKPDIVLHFASFISVPESIEKPFLYYENNVGNTIKLLSAMKKAGVKNFLFSSSAAVYGIPDIIPVPETAELKPINPYGETKAIIEKILRDMAEAGEINYISLRYFNVAGADPEGEIGPNYKQPTHLIIRALKVAKGEIPYLEIYGTDYPTPDGTCIRDYIHVMDLATAHLLALEYLLSKGESIVLNCGYGRGFSVREVISVVKKVTGIDFKVIETKRRAGDPPILIADNTRIKKILKWEPKYDSLETIIKDSWKWELKQK from the coding sequence ATGATAAGCTCAAAAGTAAAGGTATTACTTACTGGTGGGGCAGGCTACATAGGTTCTCATGTAGCAAAACTTTTAACTAAATACGACTATGAGGTAATTATAATAGATAACTTATTTTCTTCTCAACCTCAAAAAGTTTACGGAAGGTTTTATAAATCAGATTTAAGAGAGGAAGGAAAGCTTTTAGAAATAATTAAAAAAGAAAAACCAGATATAGTTTTACATTTTGCAAGTTTTATAAGTGTACCTGAAAGTATAGAAAAGCCCTTTTTGTATTATGAAAATAATGTAGGGAATACAATTAAGCTACTTTCAGCTATGAAAAAGGCTGGGGTTAAAAATTTTCTTTTTTCTTCCTCAGCTGCTGTATATGGTATTCCTGATATTATTCCTGTCCCAGAAACAGCTGAGCTTAAACCCATTAATCCCTACGGAGAAACTAAAGCTATAATAGAAAAAATCTTAAGAGATATGGCAGAAGCTGGAGAGATAAATTATATCTCTTTAAGATATTTTAATGTAGCAGGAGCTGATCCAGAAGGAGAAATAGGTCCTAACTACAAACAACCAACTCATTTAATAATAAGAGCTTTAAAAGTAGCAAAAGGGGAAATTCCCTATTTAGAAATCTATGGAACCGATTATCCCACACCTGATGGAACTTGCATAAGAGATTATATTCATGTAATGGATTTAGCAACTGCTCACCTTTTAGCTTTAGAGTATCTTCTTTCTAAAGGTGAAAGTATTGTTTTAAATTGTGGTTATGGAAGGGGATTTTCAGTAAGAGAAGTAATTTCTGTAGTTAAAAAAGTAACAGGAATTGATTTTAAGGTGATAGAGACCAAAAGAAGAGCAGGAGATCCACCTATTTTAATTGCTGATAATACAAGGATTAAAAAGATATTAAAGTGGGAACCCAAATATGATTCCCTTGAAACTATTATAAAGGATTCTTGGAAATGGGAGCTAAAACAAAAATAA
- the folD gene encoding bifunctional methylenetetrahydrofolate dehydrogenase/methenyltetrahydrofolate cyclohydrolase FolD — translation MSAKIIDGKAIAQEIRENIKREVQELKEKYNIVPGLVTILVGEDPASISYVKGKQKVSQSLGFYSIEEKLPENVSENELLKLIEKYNKDPKIHGILVQLPLPKHINERKIINAIDPKKDVDGFHPINVGKMVMGEPCFLPCTPYGILVLLEKIGCPVEGAEVVVLGRSNIVGKPIANLLMQKRKFIGNATVTVCHTGTRDIVFHTKRADILIVAIGKPKFITADMIKEGAVVIDVGINRIGITPEGKAILCGDVDFENVKQKAGAITPVPGGVGPMTVTMLMKNTLESAKMWNGLPNEIE, via the coding sequence ATGTCAGCCAAAATAATAGATGGTAAAGCTATAGCTCAGGAAATAAGAGAGAATATCAAAAGGGAAGTTCAAGAATTGAAAGAAAAATACAATATTGTTCCTGGATTAGTTACTATCTTAGTAGGAGAAGATCCTGCTTCCATTTCCTATGTTAAAGGAAAACAAAAAGTCTCTCAAAGTCTTGGGTTTTATTCTATTGAAGAAAAGCTTCCAGAAAATGTTTCAGAAAATGAATTATTAAAACTAATTGAAAAATATAATAAGGATCCCAAAATTCATGGTATATTAGTTCAACTTCCTTTACCAAAACATATAAATGAGAGAAAGATTATAAACGCTATAGACCCTAAAAAAGATGTAGATGGTTTTCATCCAATTAATGTAGGTAAAATGGTTATGGGAGAACCCTGTTTTTTACCTTGTACTCCCTACGGAATACTTGTACTTTTAGAAAAAATTGGCTGTCCAGTTGAAGGAGCAGAGGTGGTTGTCTTAGGAAGAAGTAATATTGTTGGGAAGCCCATTGCTAACCTTCTTATGCAAAAAAGAAAATTTATAGGAAATGCAACTGTTACAGTATGTCATACAGGAACCCGGGATATAGTTTTTCATACCAAAAGAGCAGATATTTTAATTGTTGCAATAGGAAAACCCAAATTTATTACTGCAGATATGATAAAAGAAGGTGCTGTAGTAATTGATGTAGGAATAAATAGAATAGGAATTACCCCTGAAGGAAAGGCTATTCTTTGTGGAGATGTTGATTTTGAAAATGTAAAACAAAAAGCAGGGGCAATTACTCCTGTTCCAGGTGGAGTTGGTCCAATGACAGTTACTATGTTAATGAAAAATACTTTAGAATCTGCGAAAATGTGGAATGGTCTTCCAAATGAAATAGAATAA
- a CDS encoding anaerobic carbon-monoxide dehydrogenase catalytic subunit has protein sequence MIESSEEKLKEIFLNLKTGTKALKSGMELLESGIKKLEEKILEITKEVVKVEIKVEKIEREKEPEEIESLEKIHKRPLKEITFELSNKTLESLYEKIHKEKPTLYTIPKGIEKRGSVKIRKEETTCTLCNLGPCEIIENREDLKGICGIDVSAVSAKDFARLIAEGAATNLEHARKIAEIFRGAVTKEIPFQIKDKKKLKLFAYSLGIDLNLPEEKILEETVKKIFQIFSQQEGELISIHRAPQNLIEKWRKYKVIPRGIEKEILELFYKTSTIVDLYYKNILLSAVRCSLSDGWGSSLIATDLQDILFGTPQPVRSFINIGENVIFKDMVNVIVHGQDFIMADLLREASFNSEIIELTKEIGAKGINLVGLCDTGNELLMRRGIPVLGTFIHQEAVIATGAIEAIVIDGECVVPNIVQIANQFHTTIITTNPQSLIEGAIYVEFNKNYPLESAKEILKIALSKYKERKNSEIYIPEDSIEVISGFSLEALMYIMGGRFRAGLEILKENLVNGKILGIAVITGCDYFGTKENIEVELTKELIANNILVLTTGCSAIKLGMAGLLTEEATKLAGEGLREVIEGIGCPPVLHMGSLVDNSRVLQTLIELINTGDLGKDISDLPVVVCIPQWINKKALSVGMYFSASGVQVIFGADFPFIESKKTTNFLFNEMENYFGGTFKIASKASDFVNMVIDRIWQKRKEHGIDKPKPRIFYDMAMRRALDEKIYIPIIHRLGI, from the coding sequence ATGATAGAAAGTTCAGAAGAAAAACTAAAAGAAATATTTTTAAATCTTAAAACCGGTACAAAGGCTTTAAAATCAGGAATGGAATTGTTAGAAAGTGGGATCAAAAAATTAGAAGAAAAGATTTTAGAGATCACTAAAGAGGTTGTAAAAGTAGAGATAAAGGTAGAAAAGATTGAAAGGGAAAAGGAACCTGAAGAAATAGAAAGTTTAGAAAAAATTCATAAAAGACCTCTGAAAGAAATAACTTTTGAACTTTCAAACAAAACTTTAGAAAGTCTTTATGAAAAAATTCATAAAGAAAAGCCTACCCTTTATACTATTCCTAAAGGAATAGAAAAAAGAGGGTCTGTTAAAATCAGAAAAGAAGAAACAACTTGTACACTTTGTAATTTAGGACCTTGTGAAATAATAGAAAATAGAGAAGATTTAAAAGGAATTTGTGGGATAGATGTAAGTGCAGTTTCTGCAAAAGATTTTGCAAGATTAATTGCAGAAGGTGCAGCTACAAATTTAGAACATGCAAGAAAAATAGCAGAAATTTTTAGAGGAGCTGTTACAAAAGAGATACCCTTTCAAATAAAAGATAAAAAGAAACTTAAATTATTTGCCTATAGCTTAGGAATAGATTTAAATCTTCCAGAAGAAAAAATTCTTGAAGAAACTGTAAAAAAAATATTTCAAATATTTTCCCAACAAGAAGGAGAATTAATTTCAATTCATAGGGCTCCACAAAATTTAATTGAAAAATGGAGAAAATATAAAGTTATACCAAGAGGCATAGAGAAAGAAATTTTAGAGCTTTTTTATAAAACCTCTACTATAGTTGATCTCTATTATAAAAATATATTGCTTTCTGCAGTAAGATGTTCTCTTTCTGATGGTTGGGGGAGTTCATTAATAGCAACAGACTTACAGGATATTCTTTTCGGAACCCCCCAACCTGTTAGATCTTTCATTAATATTGGGGAAAACGTAATTTTTAAGGATATGGTAAATGTTATAGTTCATGGGCAAGATTTTATAATGGCGGATTTATTAAGAGAGGCTTCTTTTAATTCAGAAATAATTGAGCTTACTAAAGAAATTGGAGCTAAAGGGATTAACCTTGTAGGTCTTTGTGATACAGGTAATGAACTTCTTATGAGAAGAGGAATTCCAGTTTTAGGAACATTTATTCATCAAGAAGCAGTTATAGCAACTGGAGCTATAGAAGCAATAGTAATAGATGGAGAATGTGTGGTACCAAATATAGTTCAAATAGCTAATCAATTCCATACAACAATTATTACTACTAATCCTCAATCTCTTATAGAAGGGGCTATTTATGTTGAGTTTAATAAAAATTATCCTTTAGAAAGTGCAAAAGAAATTTTAAAAATCGCCCTTTCAAAATATAAAGAAAGAAAAAATTCAGAAATATATATCCCTGAGGATAGCATAGAAGTGATATCAGGATTTAGTTTGGAAGCACTTATGTATATTATGGGTGGTAGATTTAGGGCAGGGTTAGAGATTTTAAAGGAAAATCTTGTTAATGGTAAAATTTTAGGAATAGCAGTTATCACAGGATGTGATTATTTTGGAACAAAAGAAAATATTGAAGTAGAACTTACTAAGGAACTTATAGCTAATAATATATTAGTCTTAACTACAGGTTGTTCAGCCATAAAATTAGGGATGGCAGGTCTATTAACAGAAGAAGCTACAAAATTGGCAGGAGAAGGATTGAGAGAAGTTATAGAAGGGATAGGTTGTCCCCCAGTTTTACACATGGGTTCTTTGGTAGATAACTCAAGAGTTCTTCAAACCTTAATAGAATTAATTAATACAGGGGATTTAGGGAAAGATATAAGTGATCTACCTGTTGTAGTATGTATTCCTCAGTGGATAAATAAAAAAGCACTATCTGTAGGAATGTATTTTTCCGCAAGTGGGGTACAGGTTATTTTTGGAGCAGATTTTCCATTCATAGAAAGTAAAAAAACTACCAATTTTCTATTTAATGAGATGGAAAATTATTTTGGAGGAACTTTTAAAATAGCATCTAAAGCAAGTGATTTTGTAAATATGGTAATAGATAGAATTTGGCAGAAAAGAAAGGAGCATGGTATTGATAAGCCTAAACCAAGAATTTTCTATGATATGGCTATGAGAAGAGCTCTTGATGAAAAAATATACATTCCCATAATTCACAGATTAGGAATTTAA
- a CDS encoding methylenetetrahydrofolate reductase C-terminal domain-containing protein → MVITKIKPLDEILEYIESYDKILLLGCSECDFGCSTGVEKEVKKFAKKIKEEREKLGKPVKILKKILTKQCDSSALKPIEDFKDKVSAIISLGCGVGVNLIADLYPKMEVYPGVNTFFLGAKIKEGYWVEKCRACGDCIIGYTAGLCPITRCPKNLLNGPCGGVKNGICEVKKTLPCIWYKIVMRLKNRGKLENLMKIWEAKDWRLAGGEGVRELREE, encoded by the coding sequence ATGGTAATAACTAAAATTAAGCCTTTAGATGAAATTTTGGAATATATAGAAAGCTATGATAAAATTCTTTTGCTTGGGTGTAGTGAATGTGATTTTGGATGTTCAACCGGTGTTGAGAAAGAAGTAAAAAAGTTTGCGAAAAAAATAAAAGAGGAAAGAGAAAAACTTGGGAAACCAGTAAAAATATTAAAAAAAATCCTAACTAAGCAATGTGATTCATCTGCACTTAAGCCTATTGAGGATTTTAAGGATAAAGTTTCAGCAATAATAAGTTTAGGTTGTGGGGTAGGAGTGAACTTAATAGCAGATTTATACCCTAAAATGGAAGTATATCCAGGAGTTAACACCTTTTTTTTAGGAGCAAAGATAAAAGAAGGATACTGGGTTGAGAAATGTAGAGCCTGTGGGGATTGTATAATCGGATATACAGCAGGTCTTTGTCCAATTACCAGATGTCCAAAAAATTTACTTAATGGTCCTTGCGGAGGGGTTAAAAATGGTATATGTGAAGTGAAAAAAACTTTACCCTGTATATGGTATAAAATAGTAATGAGGCTTAAAAACAGAGGTAAATTAGAAAATTTAATGAAAATTTGGGAAGCAAAAGATTGGAGATTAGCTGGTGGTGAGGGTGTAAGAGAGCTAAGAGAGGAGTAA
- the recJ gene encoding single-stranded-DNA-specific exonuclease RecJ, whose amino-acid sequence MTSTKLWINKVPNQELFQEFVTQGFFTPLLAKILINKGFSDIKSAYSFLYPQLSDFSNPFIIPDMKLAVERIFKAIKAKEKIVIYGDSDADGIIGTFILYDFLKNFTPYVDWLIPSKTEEGYGFHAKFLPYFKAKGISLIITVDVGISAYHTVNSAKALNIDVIVTDHHEIISKPETITISGKLTQPSSPLYYLCGAGVVFALIRALRSYLLSQGFFVDKEPPFLRKYLELVSLATLADMVPLIGENRLITFFGFRDLLNPYFPCTKILLERENLKYGLSEEDLYYKIIPKFNSAGRLGKPEIVFEFLSSVDKVSAEKTLSQIENLNQERQTLEEEILKTLNFQLNNVCEDSKFLFLTFENIPKGLLGLIANRFKNLYNLPTIVISQEDEIAHGSIRSPSEINFLKILSQCEDLLIQFGGHKYALGFKIHKNLIPEFKIRLEKILKSNHIPSSSNLIYIDAETNLSELLYRENLFAFEAFHPYGEGHSPPALLLKNFEIKEIKILKEKHSKLILQKEDKELSAIFFNKLLEKKEINLIVGTPFINSFTGNLELKIEDVK is encoded by the coding sequence ATGACGTCAACCAAGCTTTGGATTAATAAGGTCCCTAATCAAGAACTCTTTCAAGAATTTGTTACTCAAGGCTTCTTTACTCCTCTTTTAGCAAAGATTCTTATTAATAAAGGATTTTCAGATATAAAATCTGCCTATTCTTTTCTTTATCCTCAACTTTCTGACTTTTCCAATCCTTTTATAATTCCTGATATGAAGCTTGCAGTTGAAAGGATCTTTAAAGCTATTAAAGCTAAAGAAAAAATAGTTATTTACGGAGATTCTGATGCAGATGGGATTATAGGAACTTTCATCCTTTATGATTTTCTTAAAAATTTTACTCCCTATGTAGATTGGTTAATTCCAAGTAAAACTGAAGAAGGATACGGATTTCATGCTAAATTCCTACCCTATTTTAAAGCTAAGGGTATAAGTTTAATTATAACTGTTGATGTGGGAATATCTGCTTATCACACAGTAAATTCAGCTAAAGCTTTAAACATAGATGTAATTGTAACTGATCATCATGAAATAATCTCTAAACCAGAAACTATTACTATAAGTGGTAAACTTACACAGCCTTCTTCTCCTCTTTATTATTTATGCGGTGCTGGAGTTGTTTTTGCCTTAATAAGAGCTTTAAGATCTTATCTTTTGTCTCAAGGATTCTTTGTAGATAAAGAACCACCTTTTTTAAGAAAATATTTGGAACTTGTTTCCCTTGCAACTTTAGCAGATATGGTACCTTTAATTGGAGAAAATCGTCTTATTACTTTTTTTGGATTTAGAGACCTTTTAAATCCTTATTTCCCCTGTACAAAAATTTTACTTGAAAGAGAAAATCTAAAATATGGTTTATCTGAAGAGGATCTCTATTATAAAATCATTCCTAAATTCAATTCTGCTGGAAGGCTTGGCAAACCTGAGATAGTTTTCGAATTCCTTTCATCAGTAGATAAGGTTTCTGCAGAAAAAACCCTTTCTCAAATCGAAAACTTAAATCAAGAAAGACAAACTCTGGAAGAAGAAATTCTAAAAACTCTTAATTTCCAGCTTAATAATGTTTGTGAAGATTCTAAATTTTTATTTTTAACTTTTGAAAACATTCCCAAAGGTTTACTTGGGCTCATTGCTAATAGATTTAAAAATTTATATAATTTGCCCACCATAGTTATTTCTCAAGAAGATGAAATAGCTCATGGTTCAATACGCTCACCCTCTGAAATAAATTTTCTAAAAATTTTATCTCAATGTGAAGATCTTTTAATCCAATTTGGTGGACATAAATATGCTTTAGGTTTCAAAATACACAAAAATCTTATTCCTGAATTTAAAATACGCCTTGAAAAAATTTTAAAATCTAATCATATCCCCTCTTCTTCTAATTTAATTTATATTGATGCTGAGACAAATTTATCAGAGCTTTTATATAGGGAAAATCTTTTTGCCTTTGAAGCATTTCATCCTTATGGAGAAGGACATTCACCTCCTGCTCTTCTTCTTAAAAATTTTGAAATAAAAGAAATAAAAATTTTAAAGGAAAAACATTCAAAACTCATTTTGCAAAAAGAGGATAAAGAACTTTCTGCCATATTTTTTAATAAGCTTTTAGAAAAGAAAGAAATAAATTTAATTGTAGGAACTCCTTTTATAAATAGTTTTACGGGAAATTTGGAGTTAAAAATAGAAGATGTTAAATGA
- a CDS encoding formyltransferase family protein, whose protein sequence is MKFKKIGWFTTGGDSAAIDLLKIVYSEIKSGFLPLKIAYVFISKEPGEGFFSDKLIQIAKEEMGLNVISFSALKFEPELRKKDKETWREIYHEEILKRLDEDIDFGVLAGYMWITSSKFCNSLKLINLHPALPGGPKGSWQEVMWQLISARAAETGAMMHLVTPELDEGPPISYFRFSLRTPEFIPLWEETEKKLLKYHLTGLKKLEGEENKLFKKIREEEVKRELPLIVYTLKYLGEDKIVFGSDDLPLDLTREIENYIKTGGYHE, encoded by the coding sequence ATGAAATTTAAAAAAATAGGCTGGTTTACTACAGGAGGAGATTCTGCAGCTATAGATCTTTTAAAAATTGTATATTCAGAAATAAAATCTGGTTTTTTACCCTTAAAAATAGCTTATGTTTTTATAAGTAAGGAGCCTGGAGAAGGTTTTTTTTCAGATAAGTTAATACAAATTGCAAAAGAAGAGATGGGCCTTAACGTTATTTCCTTTTCTGCTTTAAAATTTGAACCTGAATTAAGGAAAAAAGATAAGGAAACCTGGAGAGAAATTTATCATGAAGAAATTTTAAAAAGGCTTGATGAAGATATCGATTTTGGTGTTCTTGCAGGTTATATGTGGATTACATCTTCAAAATTTTGTAATTCTCTAAAACTTATTAATCTTCATCCTGCTCTTCCCGGAGGTCCAAAAGGTTCTTGGCAAGAGGTTATGTGGCAACTTATTAGCGCAAGAGCTGCAGAAACTGGAGCAATGATGCATCTTGTTACTCCTGAGCTTGATGAAGGTCCACCTATTAGTTATTTTAGATTTTCCTTAAGAACTCCTGAATTTATACCACTCTGGGAAGAAACAGAAAAGAAACTTCTAAAATATCACCTAACTGGTCTTAAAAAACTTGAAGGAGAAGAAAATAAACTTTTTAAAAAAATAAGAGAAGAGGAAGTAAAAAGGGAATTGCCTTTAATTGTTTACACCTTAAAATATTTGGGAGAAGATAAAATAGTTTTCGGAAGCGATGATCTACCCTTAGATTTAACAAGGGAAATAGAAAATTATATAAAGACAGGAGGCTATCATGAATAG
- a CDS encoding formate--tetrahydrofolate ligase codes for MGAKTKIKLDPTKMKDWEIAYEAEKNMKTLYELAEEIGLIKEELIPYGHYIGKIDYKKVLERFKNKSNGKYIDITAITPTPLGEGKTTTLIGLVQGFGRRGKKVIGTIRQPSSGPVFNIKGSAGGGGLSQIIPLDKISLGLTGDINAVMNAHNLAMVALTARMQHEANYDDEILIKKGLKRLNIDPKRVEMGWVMDFCAQALRNIVIGLGGKMDGYLMESKFYISGASEVMAILSVAKDLKDLRERIGKIVVAFDKRGNPITTEDLEVAGAMTVLLVDALNPNLVQTIEGNPILVHTSPFGNIALGQSSIIADYTALKLADYVITESGFGAEIGFEKFWNVKCRISGLKPNAAVIVVTIKALKYHGGAPELKPGASIPKEYYEENLSWVERGCENLLHCIEIVKKSGTIPVVCINRFYTDTKNELNLVKKICENAKVRVAISDHWLKGGEGALELADAVIEACEEKNEFKHLYDLNEPVKERIEKIAKEVYKADEVIYSATAEEKIKLIEANEEIKKFPICMVKTHLSLSDDPGKKGVPKGWNLRIRDILIYKGSGFIVPVAGEIKLMPGTGSDPAYRRIDVDVNTGRVKGLF; via the coding sequence ATGGGAGCTAAAACAAAAATAAAACTTGATCCTACAAAAATGAAAGACTGGGAAATAGCCTATGAAGCAGAAAAAAATATGAAAACTCTATATGAATTAGCTGAAGAAATAGGTTTAATAAAAGAAGAACTTATACCTTATGGGCATTATATTGGTAAAATTGATTATAAAAAGGTTTTGGAAAGATTTAAAAACAAATCTAATGGGAAATACATAGATATCACAGCTATAACTCCAACTCCCTTAGGTGAAGGAAAAACTACCACCTTAATTGGTTTAGTTCAGGGGTTTGGGAGAAGAGGTAAAAAAGTTATAGGTACTATAAGACAACCTTCAAGCGGACCTGTTTTTAATATTAAAGGAAGTGCAGGAGGTGGAGGGCTTTCTCAAATTATTCCCTTAGATAAAATTTCTTTGGGACTTACAGGAGATATAAATGCAGTGATGAATGCTCATAATCTTGCTATGGTTGCTCTTACAGCAAGAATGCAACATGAAGCAAATTATGATGATGAAATTTTGATCAAAAAAGGATTAAAAAGGCTTAATATAGATCCTAAAAGAGTTGAAATGGGATGGGTAATGGATTTTTGTGCCCAAGCATTAAGAAATATAGTTATTGGGCTTGGTGGTAAAATGGATGGATATCTAATGGAAAGCAAATTTTATATTTCTGGAGCTTCAGAAGTAATGGCTATATTATCAGTAGCTAAGGATTTAAAAGATTTAAGAGAAAGAATAGGGAAAATTGTAGTTGCCTTTGATAAACGCGGTAATCCAATTACTACAGAAGATTTAGAAGTTGCAGGAGCTATGACAGTTTTACTGGTTGATGCCCTTAATCCTAATCTTGTACAAACTATAGAAGGGAATCCTATTTTGGTTCATACCTCTCCTTTTGGTAATATTGCTTTAGGACAATCTTCTATTATAGCTGACTATACAGCTTTAAAACTTGCAGACTATGTAATTACTGAGTCTGGATTTGGTGCAGAGATAGGTTTTGAAAAATTTTGGAATGTTAAATGTAGAATTTCTGGGCTTAAGCCTAATGCAGCAGTAATAGTAGTAACTATAAAAGCACTTAAATATCACGGAGGGGCACCTGAGCTTAAACCTGGTGCTTCTATCCCAAAAGAATACTATGAAGAAAATCTTTCTTGGGTAGAAAGAGGATGTGAAAATCTTTTACATTGCATAGAGATTGTAAAGAAAAGTGGTACTATTCCAGTAGTGTGTATTAATAGATTTTATACAGATACTAAAAATGAACTAAACCTTGTAAAAAAAATATGTGAAAATGCAAAAGTAAGGGTTGCTATATCTGATCATTGGCTAAAAGGAGGGGAAGGAGCTTTAGAACTTGCAGATGCAGTGATCGAAGCTTGTGAAGAAAAAAATGAATTTAAACATCTTTATGATTTAAATGAACCGGTTAAAGAAAGAATTGAAAAGATAGCAAAAGAAGTTTATAAAGCAGATGAAGTTATTTATTCCGCTACCGCAGAGGAAAAAATTAAATTAATAGAAGCTAATGAAGAAATTAAAAAATTTCCTATATGTATGGTAAAAACACATCTTTCCCTTTCTGATGATCCAGGCAAAAAGGGAGTTCCTAAGGGATGGAATCTTAGAATTAGAGATATTCTTATATATAAAGGCTCAGGTTTTATAGTACCTGTTGCAGGGGAGATAAAACTTATGCCTGGTACTGGTTCAGATCCAGCTTATAGAAGAATTGATGTGGATGTAAATACAGGAAGAGTAAAAGGTCTATTTTAG
- a CDS encoding deoxyguanosinetriphosphate triphosphohydrolase: protein MLNDSIRKEKEDLEEKLLSPFAAKAKYSKGRLRPEEECEIRTCFERDRDRIIHSKAFRRLKHKTQVFLAPKGDHYRTRLTHTLEVSQIARTIAKALKLNEDLTEAIALGHDLGHTPFGHAGEEVLNELLPEGFRHNEQSLRVVDLLEKDGKGLNLTLEVRDGILNHSKGKGPILFEKERPLTLEAEVVRISDIIAYVNHDVDDAIRAGLITIDDLPSLVKKKLGLSHSERINNLVKNVILTTKSANKNAILMDEKCLEALTLLRDFLFEKIYFSPVVRKEFEKAKKILSSLFEFYYKNFEKIEYFQKASQIFTNASKERIIADYISGMTDRFALYQYFEFFIPKPVGINFEIGSFLYEI, encoded by the coding sequence ATGTTAAATGATTCTATAAGAAAGGAAAAGGAAGATTTGGAAGAAAAGCTTCTTTCTCCTTTTGCTGCGAAAGCTAAATATTCAAAAGGAAGACTTCGTCCTGAAGAGGAATGTGAAATTAGAACTTGTTTTGAAAGGGATAGAGATCGAATTATCCATTCCAAAGCATTTAGAAGACTTAAACACAAAACCCAAGTTTTTTTAGCTCCTAAAGGAGATCATTATAGAACAAGGCTTACTCATACTTTAGAGGTTTCTCAAATCGCAAGAACTATTGCAAAAGCTTTAAAATTAAATGAGGATTTAACTGAAGCTATAGCTCTTGGACATGACCTTGGGCACACACCTTTTGGGCATGCAGGAGAAGAAGTATTAAATGAACTTTTGCCAGAAGGATTTAGACACAATGAACAAAGTTTAAGAGTAGTTGATCTTTTAGAAAAAGATGGGAAAGGACTTAATTTAACTTTAGAAGTTAGAGACGGAATTTTAAATCATTCAAAGGGTAAAGGACCAATTCTTTTTGAAAAAGAAAGACCTCTTACCTTAGAAGCTGAAGTAGTTAGAATCTCTGATATCATTGCTTATGTTAATCATGATGTAGATGATGCTATAAGAGCTGGTTTAATAACTATCGATGACCTTCCTTCCTTAGTTAAAAAAAAATTAGGACTTTCTCATTCTGAAAGAATAAATAATTTAGTAAAAAATGTAATTTTAACTACTAAATCTGCTAATAAAAATGCTATTTTAATGGATGAAAAATGTTTAGAAGCCCTTACTCTTTTAAGAGATTTTCTTTTTGAGAAGATATATTTTTCTCCTGTAGTAAGGAAAGAATTTGAAAAGGCAAAGAAAATTTTGTCTTCACTTTTTGAATTTTATTATAAAAATTTTGAAAAAATAGAGTATTTTCAAAAGGCAAGCCAGATTTTTACTAATGCTTCAAAAGAAAGAATTATCGCAGATTACATTTCAGGAATGACTGATAGGTTTGCACTTTATCAGTATTTTGAATTTTTTATTCCTAAACCTGTTGGGATAAACTTTGAAATTGGGAGTTTTCTCTATGAAATTTAA